GTTGAATTCGTCACCTTGATCTTCCTTGATCCTGTCAATGTCTTCTTGACTAATCACTAGCGTGTAAGCCTGATTTAACGGGGGGAATCACAGAGTTTTTTCACAAGTTAGAAACGCGGCAGGTCGCTGATTAATTTTCCTGCTGAAGAAAGTCTAGTAACACAGGATTGACCTGATCAGCATGAGTCCAATTGATGGCGTGCGGTCCACCAGGGATGACAACAAGTTGACTGTTTTTAATCAGATTCGGGAGTCTTGCTGCGGTGGACTCAAGCGGCAAAATGCGATCGCTATCTCCATGAATGATCAGAGTCGGCACGTCAATGCGGGGCAGATCATCGCGGAAATCAGTCAGCCAGGAAGGGACACAATCCAACGTTCCTTTGGCAGACGCACCTACGGCAACATTCCAACTTGCCTGAATTGCTTCATTGCTAATCCGCTTACCCAGCAACACATCCACATTGAAGAACGCTTTGAAAAATTCAGAAAAGTAAGCTGGACGATCTTCAACGATCACTTTCATAATGCCATCGAAAACGCTTTGGTCAACACCCTCAGGATTGTCATCAGTCTTCAGTAAAAAGGGCGGCACTGGAGCCATCAGCACGGCTTTCTGCACCCGCTCTGAGCCATACTTGCCAAGATAGCGCGTGACTTCGCCTGTTCCCATTGAAAAGCCGACCAACACAGCATTTTGCAAGTCAAGCTTGGTCATGAGTGTATTCAAATTGGCGGCAAAGGTATCGTAGTCATAGCCAGATGAGGGTTGACTGGAGTTGCCAAATCCTCGGCGATCGTAGGTAATCACTCGATACCCTGCATTTAGCAGCACTAAGACCTGCTTTTCCCAGGAATGACCGTTTAGAGGAAACCCGTGAATGAGCACCACAGGCTGACCTGCTCCCAAATCTTCATAGTAAATATCGATGGTTGCAGAGTTTTCTTGACCGACAGTAACGTAAGGCATTTCGATCTCCTAATTAAGAGTCATGATTTTTTCCTGATTAAATCTGCCGCTTTCTCACCAATCATGATGGTGGGTGCGTTTGTGTTTCCTGTTGTGATCGTTGGCATGATGGAAGCATCAACGACACGTAATCCTTGAATTCCATGTACTCGGAGTTCAGGATCAACCACTGCCATCGGATCAGTTCCCATTTTGCAAGTGCCGACCGGATGCCCCAGTGTGCTAGCAGTGTCCCGAATGTATGCTTCAAGGGCTTCATTACTCTGAATGTCGGCACCCGGAGCGATTTCTGCACCGCGAAACTCATCCAAGGAACTGGTATGAAGTAATTGCCGCATTAATTTAATTGAGAAAACGAGCTTTTGCACATCCGTTTCACTTTGCAGATAGTTCATCTGAAACTGGGGTGGATCTGTGGAATCAGACGATTGGGCAAAGCCCACGCTACGCGAACGCAAGCTAACACTACCGACATTTTGCAGATGGGTCAACGTGACAGCCCCTGTAAATCCGAACTCAGCGGGAGCATAGCCAGGGGGAAGGAACTGGGTAGGATTGAAGAAGAACTGCAAATCAGGTGCAACCTCCGAATTGACCTCGCTATGCAGCAATAGTCCAGCTTCTCCAATCCCGCTCGTGCTTGCGTAGTGTAGATCCTGAGTTGCTTGATACACAATAGGAACGAGAATATGGTCTTGCAAGTTTTGACCCACACCGGGTCGATCGACTACGACCGGAATATTGAGCGATCGCAGTTCTTCTGCATTACCAATTCCAGACAACATTAAGAGTTTCGGCGAATCGAACGCACCTGCTGATAAAATCACTTCCTGATTGACCTGAACTTGATGCCGGGTTCCTTCGTGTAGATATTCCACTCCAACGGTGCGGGTTCCTTCAAATAACAATCGAGTCACCAATGCTCCAGTGGTGACGGTCAAATTGGAACGCTGGAGAATGGGTACAAGAAAAGCCGCAGCAGCACTATGCCGCTTGCCATCTTTAATCGTAACTTGATAGCGTCCTGCTCCTTCTTGTTGCTTAGCGTTGAAGTCAGGGTTATAGTCATATCCGGCTGCGACGCAAGCCTCTACAAACCGTTGAGCGATCGCAGTCGGCGCAATCAGATCGGTTACACTCAGTTCCCCATCAATTCCATGAAATTCAGATTCACCTCGTGAGGAGTGTTCCGATTTTTTGAAATAAGGTAAAACATCCTGATAACTCCAACCCAAATTTCCCAATTCCTTCCAGTGGTCATAATCATGAGGATTGCCTCGAATGTAAGTCATGAAATTAATCGAACTGCTGCCCCCCAGAACTTTGCCACGGGAACAGAACATTTTGCGGTAATTCAGGTAGGGTTCTGGCTCGGAGAAATAGCCCCAATCCACATCAGTTCCTAACAGATTGACACATTCTGCTGGAATGTGAATCTCTGGTTTCGTATCTGGATTGCCTGCTTCGAGAAGTAACACAGTTGTTTCAGGATCTTCGGTCAACCGATTGGCAACCACGCAGCCTGCCGAACCTGCGCCGATCACAATGTAGTCGTAGTGAGTCATAGCATTCTCGTTTGTCTTACAAGTTGCTTGTTCTATCTGCTTGAAGTGCATTAAGTTCTGAAGCTTGAATGCTTTCAGATTCTTACAATGCTTTGTTAGATTCTTGTGCAATCACCTTCAAGACGCAGCGTGGAACCGATCGTGCTGTCGAGGAACGCGCAGATCAACGTTGCTACCTCCTCCGCATGGGTCTCCAGCGCGAAATGCCCGGCATCGAGCAGATGAATCTTTGCATTCGGGAGATCGCGCTGATAAGCAGCAGCACCATCGGGCAGAAATGCCGGATCATGACGACCCCAGACAGCGAGAAACGGCGGACGGTGCTCACGAAAGTAGGACTGGAAGGCTGGATAGAGCGCGACGTTGCTGCGGTAGTCGAGGATCAGATCGAGTTGGATCTCCTCCGCGCCCGCTCGCCCCATGTAGGCGATGTCGAGTTCGTAGCCGTCGGGTGACAAAAGGGTTGGATCGGCTCCGGTGCCATACTGCCAGGTCCGGATTGTGTCTGGCGCGAGCGAGGTTCGGCAGGCTTCCCGGTTCGCTGCGCTCGGTTCGCGCCAATAAGTCTCCCACGGCCCCCATTCGTCACTGAACCCCTCAAGGTAGGCGTTGCCGTTCTGCGAGATGATCGCAGATATCCGTTCAGAATGACGCATCGCCAGACGCAGTCCTACAGGCGCACCGTAGTCGAAGATGTAAAGCACGTATTGATCGAGCGACAAAGCCTCGGTAAAGCCCTCGATCACGTCGGCAAGGCGATCAAAGGTGTAGTCGAATGTCCCGCGTGGCGGTGCCTTGGTCTGCCCGAAACCGGGCAGATCCGGCGCGACGAGCCGAAAGCGATCGGCAAGGAGCGGGATCAGGTCGCGGAACATGTGGCTAGCGGTCGGAAAGCCATGCAAAAGCAGTATCACTGGCGCATCGCTTGCCCCCGCCTCGCGGTAGAACACTTCGACATCACCAACCTGTTGAAACCCGTAGCGTATTTTCATCTCTTTTTCTTTGATTGCGCGTGTAAAAGTTTTGATCTGCTTCATCAGTGCGTGCAGTACTGGTGATAGCTTCATCTTCCAATTCCCGATCTGTAATAGATAGACTCAGATAGAGATCGCCGTGTTTGCCTCCGCTTAGATTTGTGCCATGCCACCATCGACGAATAGCTCAATGCCGCTTACATAGCTGCTGTCATCTGAAGCCAGAAAGACAACGGCTTTGGCAACCTCGTCGGACGTGCCGGCTCGTCCCAATGGAATATTGTTAGCTTGGCTCGCCACAAATTCTTTCAACTGCTCTTCACTGAGTCCCCAGAGAAGATCGTAAGCGGCAGTCGGAATGAGACCAGGGCTGACCACATTCACTCGAATCTGGCGGTCTTTGAGGTCGAGTGTCCAGGTGCGGGCAAACGATCACACGGCGGCTTTGGTGGCGCTATACACGCTGGAAGCTGGAATACCCTTGATGGAAGCAGTTGAGGCATTCAGGATGATGGAAGCGCCCTCTGGCATCAGCGGCAGTGCCTTCTGCACCGTGAACAGTAGACCCTTGACATTGGTGTTGAAGGTTTTGTCAAAGTGTTCTTCGGTGATCGATCCAAGCGGGGTGAATTCACCATAGCCAGCATTCGCAAAGATCACATCCAAGTGACCTTGCTCTTGCTCGATCGTGGCGTAAAGTCGATCGAGGTCTGCGAGATTTGAGACGTCGCTCTGAATGCCCATAACGTTCTTACCGATCTCGTCTACAGCAGCATCAAGTTCAGTCTGACGACGACCCGTGATAAAGATATAGGCACCTTCAGCGAGAAATCGCTTAGCAGTGGCAAGTCCGATGCCGC
This window of the Chroococcidiopsis sp. CCMEE 29 genome carries:
- a CDS encoding alpha/beta hydrolase — protein: MPYVTVGQENSATIDIYYEDLGAGQPVVLIHGFPLNGHSWEKQVLVLLNAGYRVITYDRRGFGNSSQPSSGYDYDTFAANLNTLMTKLDLQNAVLVGFSMGTGEVTRYLGKYGSERVQKAVLMAPVPPFLLKTDDNPEGVDQSVFDGIMKVIVEDRPAYFSEFFKAFFNVDVLLGKRISNEAIQASWNVAVGASAKGTLDCVPSWLTDFRDDLPRIDVPTLIIHGDSDRILPLESTAARLPNLIKNSQLVVIPGGPHAINWTHADQVNPVLLDFLQQEN
- a CDS encoding alpha/beta hydrolase, yielding MKIRYGFQQVGDVEVFYREAGASDAPVILLLHGFPTASHMFRDLIPLLADRFRLVAPDLPGFGQTKAPPRGTFDYTFDRLADVIEGFTEALSLDQYVLYIFDYGAPVGLRLAMRHSERISAIISQNGNAYLEGFSDEWGPWETYWREPSAANREACRTSLAPDTIRTWQYGTGADPTLLSPDGYELDIAYMGRAGAEEIQLDLILDYRSNVALYPAFQSYFREHRPPFLAVWGRHDPAFLPDGAAAYQRDLPNAKIHLLDAGHFALETHAEEVATLICAFLDSTIGSTLRLEGDCTRI
- a CDS encoding GMC family oxidoreductase N-terminal domain-containing protein, giving the protein MTHYDYIVIGAGSAGCVVANRLTEDPETTVLLLEAGNPDTKPEIHIPAECVNLLGTDVDWGYFSEPEPYLNYRKMFCSRGKVLGGSSSINFMTYIRGNPHDYDHWKELGNLGWSYQDVLPYFKKSEHSSRGESEFHGIDGELSVTDLIAPTAIAQRFVEACVAAGYDYNPDFNAKQQEGAGRYQVTIKDGKRHSAAAAFLVPILQRSNLTVTTGALVTRLLFEGTRTVGVEYLHEGTRHQVQVNQEVILSAGAFDSPKLLMLSGIGNAEELRSLNIPVVVDRPGVGQNLQDHILVPIVYQATQDLHYASTSGIGEAGLLLHSEVNSEVAPDLQFFFNPTQFLPPGYAPAEFGFTGAVTLTHLQNVGSVSLRSRSVGFAQSSDSTDPPQFQMNYLQSETDVQKLVFSIKLMRQLLHTSSLDEFRGAEIAPGADIQSNEALEAYIRDTASTLGHPVGTCKMGTDPMAVVDPELRVHGIQGLRVVDASIMPTITTGNTNAPTIMIGEKAADLIRKKS